Proteins from one Patescibacteria group bacterium genomic window:
- a CDS encoding ABC transporter ATP-binding protein has product MIELKDIYKEFVNDEVKTKVLHGVSLKIDRGEFIAIMGPSGSGKSTLMHILGFLDTLTSGKYYFDNKDVSILDDDTLANYRNKRVGFIFQSFNLLPKTSVWDNVKLPLLYSNSSRDTHVVEEAIKSVGLEHRRDYLSNQLSGGEKQRVAIARALVNKPDIIFADEPTGNLDSKSGIQIMSILAELNRIGKTVVLVTHESNTARYARRIITMMDGKITTDEKNKDVVRAESIHGQLK; this is encoded by the coding sequence ATGATAGAATTAAAAGACATATATAAAGAGTTTGTAAATGACGAAGTAAAAACCAAAGTCCTACACGGTGTAAGTCTCAAGATTGACCGTGGCGAGTTTATTGCTATTATGGGTCCCTCTGGATCTGGTAAATCAACTTTGATGCATATCCTAGGGTTTTTGGATACTCTGACCAGTGGTAAATATTATTTTGACAACAAAGATGTCAGTATTTTGGATGATGACACTTTGGCAAATTATAGAAATAAACGAGTTGGTTTTATTTTTCAAAGTTTTAACCTGTTGCCCAAGACTTCTGTCTGGGATAATGTCAAACTCCCTTTGCTTTATAGTAATAGTAGCAGAGACACTCATGTGGTAGAAGAGGCAATCAAAAGTGTCGGTTTGGAACATAGGCGTGATTATTTATCCAACCAGCTTTCAGGTGGCGAAAAACAACGCGTGGCCATTGCTAGAGCTTTGGTCAACAAACCAGATATTATTTTTGCCGATGAGCCGACTGGAAATTTGGATTCAAAATCAGGCATACAGATTATGTCTATTTTGGCGGAGCTAAATAGAATAGGTAAGACAGTAGTATTGGTAACTCATGAATCAAATACAGCCCGTTATGCCAGACGTATTATTACTATGATGGATGGTAAAATTACCACTGATGAAAAAAACAAAGATGTTGTAAGAGCCGAATCTATACATGGTCAATTAAAATAA
- a CDS encoding efflux RND transporter periplasmic adaptor subunit produces MLKLVKKKWFWAIIVVLIIVAVVVFSRLSKTEVNYVTETAYIGDIRQTVEVTGSVEAADDIDLNFKTAGTLQEMLVKAGDEVRSGQTLARLFAGNVSSQVSDARASLEIAQLELDELLAGASHQDLKVTEEEVATAQVSYNTAIDNLANLESTRDNELKSLRQIAINALNDKYSIILYSLETVYDAILDDDADRDLYVSDIVALTEAKNNYYIAKASYDEDVDLIAQAEETSSDEDILASLDHLQSTLSLTLDALNKSFDSMVAALIYGHYSDTNIDAYKSNISTKSTAINTGIAVIQSAASDIRTRSLYYQNQIVDANNALSSAQASLNLAEAKLDFKKAPPRDFEIEATKARIKRAEATLNRYLSDWSETVIKAPVDGLVTKVNFDVGEQTAMSTPVISMIGMSNMQIQVDVPESDIVKLAVGHQVDVTLDAFSSEDKFSGTVTFIDPASTIIDGVVYYQVKIFFNEKDERIKSGMTADLAIGTDSREGVLIVPSRAVIYREGKKYVQIFDGKSLSEVEVETGLRGDGGLIEITSGLNDGDQVVTYIKNGQ; encoded by the coding sequence ATGCTTAAATTAGTAAAGAAAAAATGGTTTTGGGCTATAATTGTTGTTTTAATTATCGTAGCAGTTGTAGTTTTTAGCCGTTTATCCAAAACCGAGGTTAATTATGTGACCGAAACGGCCTATATAGGTGATATTAGGCAGACTGTAGAAGTGACTGGCTCGGTTGAAGCAGCAGATGATATTGACCTAAATTTTAAGACAGCCGGCACTTTGCAGGAAATGTTGGTAAAGGCGGGCGATGAAGTGAGATCTGGGCAGACTCTGGCTAGATTATTTGCCGGAAATGTGTCATCCCAAGTATCTGATGCCAGAGCCAGCTTAGAGATAGCACAGTTGGAGCTGGACGAGCTTTTGGCTGGAGCCAGTCATCAGGATCTCAAAGTTACCGAAGAGGAAGTAGCTACAGCTCAAGTTAGCTATAATACAGCTATTGATAATTTGGCAAATCTAGAATCAACCAGAGACAACGAGCTAAAAAGTTTGAGACAGATTGCCATCAATGCCTTAAATGATAAATATTCTATTATCTTGTATTCTTTGGAAACGGTTTATGACGCTATTTTAGATGACGATGCAGATCGTGATCTTTATGTCAGTGATATTGTGGCTTTGACTGAAGCCAAAAATAATTATTATATTGCCAAAGCAAGCTATGATGAAGATGTAGATTTGATTGCTCAGGCTGAAGAGACTAGTAGTGATGAAGATATTTTAGCGTCTTTGGATCATTTACAAAGCACTTTGTCTTTGACCCTTGATGCACTCAACAAATCATTTGATTCTATGGTAGCCGCTTTGATTTATGGGCACTACTCAGACACCAATATTGACGCTTATAAATCAAATATTAGTACCAAAAGTACAGCTATTAATACTGGTATAGCTGTGATTCAGAGTGCCGCATCTGATATTAGAACCAGAAGCTTGTATTATCAAAATCAGATTGTAGATGCTAATAATGCACTTTCTAGCGCTCAAGCTAGTCTCAATTTAGCCGAGGCTAAGCTAGATTTCAAAAAAGCGCCACCGCGTGATTTTGAGATAGAAGCTACCAAGGCTAGAATCAAAAGAGCTGAAGCAACTTTAAATAGATATCTTAGTGATTGGTCAGAGACTGTCATCAAGGCACCGGTAGATGGCCTAGTTACCAAAGTAAATTTTGATGTGGGTGAGCAGACAGCAATGTCTACGCCGGTTATTTCTATGATAGGTATGAGTAATATGCAGATTCAGGTAGATGTGCCGGAGTCAGATATTGTAAAATTGGCAGTCGGGCACCAAGTAGATGTAACTTTAGATGCTTTTTCTTCAGAAGACAAATTTTCTGGTACGGTTACTTTTATAGATCCGGCCTCTACAATTATTGACGGAGTGGTTTATTATCAAGTAAAAATTTTTTTTAATGAAAAAGATGAAAGGATAAAATCTGGTATGACCGCTGATTTGGCGATTGGTACAGATAGTCGTGAGGGTGTGCTCATTGTGCCTTCAAGAGCAGTGATCTACCGTGAAGGCAAAAAATATGTCCAGATATTTGACGGCAAGAGTCTGTCAGAAGTAGAAGTTGAGACAGGATTGAGGGGAGATGGAGGCTTGATAGAAATAACTTCTGGTTTAAATGACGGTGACCAGGTAGTAACTTATATAAAAAATGGTCAATAA
- a CDS encoding prepilin-type N-terminal cleavage/methylation domain-containing protein, with product MRQKGFTLVELIIVVAIIALLAAATFVALNPAKRIGEAYNAQRWADVTAIADAWNTYVADNNGTNPTSSATCIDGPTPCMVANYAGTDTGYDCSASATTTNGLIWLDPLVTAGYLPAIPYDPKSSSAATTNTGYYLMKDANGALHVGACETYNSQTIKVLR from the coding sequence ATGAGACAAAAAGGTTTTACTCTGGTAGAGCTCATCATCGTAGTAGCCATTATTGCTCTACTAGCGGCCGCTACCTTTGTAGCTTTAAATCCTGCCAAGAGAATTGGTGAAGCTTACAATGCTCAGCGTTGGGCTGATGTCACAGCTATTGCCGATGCCTGGAATACTTATGTTGCTGATAACAATGGTACAAATCCTACCAGTTCAGCTACTTGTATTGATGGGCCAACTCCATGTATGGTTGCTAATTATGCAGGTACTGATACAGGCTATGATTGTTCTGCTTCAGCTACCACTACCAATGGGCTAATTTGGTTAGATCCTTTGGTGACCGCTGGATATTTGCCAGCCATACCTTATGATCCAAAATCAAGTAGTGCGGCTACTACCAATACGGGGTATTATCTTATGAAGGATGCTAATGGTGCTCTGCATGTGGGAGCTTGCGAAACTTACAACAGCCAGACAATCAAGGTTTTGAGGTAA
- the pilM gene encoding pilus assembly protein PilM, which produces MAKNTIGIDISDFSIEAVAIDKSRGHFDIDAYSRFRLSPEIVDDGRILDKNRLKEAILKMLKNGQPHSMESYKKVALSVPESKIYSKVFTLPKNLKDKDLIRAASNKAEELFPENRASLVSAAKILKSNGEQREVFYSAAEIDIVYDLVKVFSELGIDIQFITSEAVSSFAGLDDEFKKNITLLLDIGARTTIASVFDDNGIYSSININIAGNNLTSAIAKKLNISHSTAEEKKRDIGLTPDGNGEIMLIIQGQFQPLIDELKRFITHFEDNSGKKIEQVVLVGGLAQMKGIDQYFGQNLNLPAYIGQPFVHSNLFKQGISPSKYINAIGLARLAQENTEIDFYSNLPKDKSSENDKTSKNNKSEDSSKDSGKKQAKKLKFNFKKIWLFLLMALLIVGALAIYIFKDNISGYFSKPVEEISVVPTEQASPVDNIQQTESMTRHIFVSNASRGDIDNFVLGEYFNIDFEYEILTDADYESSLDSLENQAGEAILPYLNQQYAREGYYIIPQVLSSSLISADPPAEEFVPGDTLKATIKFIFLMAKDEYILNILSNISQIDKEKIQLQGYQIFSYTIENGADLFDINVKFQGI; this is translated from the coding sequence ATGGCAAAAAATACAATAGGTATAGATATTTCAGATTTTTCTATTGAGGCTGTGGCAATAGACAAGTCCCGAGGGCATTTTGATATAGATGCTTATTCTCGTTTTCGTCTTTCTCCTGAGATTGTAGATGATGGTAGGATTTTGGATAAAAATAGATTGAAAGAGGCCATCTTAAAAATGCTCAAAAACGGGCAGCCACATTCAATGGAAAGTTACAAAAAAGTGGCACTGTCTGTTCCAGAATCAAAAATCTATTCCAAAGTTTTTACCTTGCCAAAAAATCTCAAAGACAAGGATTTGATAAGAGCAGCTAGCAATAAAGCTGAAGAATTATTTCCAGAGAATAGGGCTAGTTTGGTATCAGCAGCCAAAATTCTCAAATCAAATGGAGAACAGAGAGAGGTTTTTTATTCGGCGGCTGAGATAGATATAGTTTATGATTTGGTAAAAGTTTTTTCAGAGCTTGGTATTGATATTCAATTTATTACTTCAGAGGCTGTCAGTTCATTTGCTGGATTAGATGATGAGTTCAAAAAAAATATCACTTTACTTTTGGATATTGGCGCCAGGACAACCATTGCTTCTGTCTTTGATGATAATGGTATTTATTCCAGTATAAACATAAATATTGCCGGAAATAATCTGACCAGCGCTATTGCCAAAAAACTCAATATATCTCATAGCACTGCTGAAGAAAAGAAAAGAGACATTGGCTTAACTCCAGATGGCAATGGGGAAATTATGCTTATTATTCAGGGTCAATTTCAACCGCTGATAGATGAGCTAAAAAGATTTATTACGCATTTTGAGGATAATTCTGGTAAAAAGATAGAGCAAGTTGTCTTGGTTGGCGGTCTGGCTCAAATGAAGGGCATTGATCAATACTTTGGCCAGAATTTAAATTTGCCGGCATATATAGGCCAGCCTTTTGTGCATAGTAATCTATTTAAGCAAGGAATATCACCAAGTAAATATATCAATGCTATTGGTCTAGCTAGGTTAGCTCAGGAAAATACAGAAATAGACTTTTATAGTAATTTGCCAAAAGATAAATCATCTGAAAATGATAAAACAAGCAAAAATAATAAATCAGAAGATAGTAGTAAAGATTCTGGAAAAAAACAAGCAAAAAAATTAAAATTTAACTTCAAAAAGATTTGGCTGTTTTTGCTAATGGCCTTGTTGATTGTTGGTGCTTTGGCTATATATATTTTCAAAGATAATATCTCTGGTTATTTTTCCAAGCCAGTTGAAGAAATATCGGTTGTGCCAACAGAGCAGGCTAGTCCAGTAGACAATATTCAGCAGACAGAAAGTATGACCCGTCATATTTTCGTCAGTAATGCTAGTAGAGGTGATATTGACAATTTTGTTTTAGGTGAATATTTTAATATAGATTTTGAATATGAAATACTTACTGACGCTGATTATGAGAGCTCTTTGGACTCATTGGAAAACCAAGCTGGCGAGGCAATACTGCCTTATCTAAACCAGCAATATGCCAGAGAAGGGTATTATATTATCCCTCAGGTATTGTCCTCCTCACTTATATCAGCTGACCCTCCGGCCGAGGAGTTTGTGCCAGGAGACACACTAAAAGCTACTATAAAATTTATATTTTTGATGGCTAAAGATGAGTATATATTAAATATTTTATCTAATATTAGCCAAATAGATAAAGAAAAAATACAACTTCAGGGCTACCAAATTTTTAGTTACACCATAGAAAACGGTGCTGATTTATTTGATATAAATGTCAAATTTCAGGGTATATAG
- a CDS encoding prepilin-type N-terminal cleavage/methylation domain-containing protein encodes MIIKNQKGISIIETIIYLAIVGILLTAVVNFYLTLANTSSKLAANVDVSRNRRVALSAVDYLMANSDGLLKDTDGYCSDFGASPPSLALYFNNDNYLPGNCVETGGGVRITVDDRRLAMTCYPNMNGNGHHKNCDTTVYPAVNTYYLTSMDVDILNGSLVFSSSTATSTSNPYTSVTTLLSVGTLSGGQINKRATSTASSTVVMYSEPPSGLVSFWSFEEGSGTTPTDYQDSNDLTCAPGGSEAAYITGIVDGSSYGLDFEATNSNLCTPTSPTNPNNLNFSDQFTISSWMKPESLPTEGDIVAKETGASNLGYKLWINSSGDVYCRVYDSTASQDTNTSATVAADGSIYLVTCVYDYPNNRFQVYVYKKANSGVATSTSPGTVLNLVNDSGDFNVSLGSAAFDGIIDDLRIYNRALSEAEIWALQSQGDY; translated from the coding sequence ATGATAATAAAAAATCAAAAAGGAATATCAATTATTGAGACAATTATTTATTTGGCTATTGTGGGGATACTTTTGACTGCAGTGGTAAATTTTTATTTGACTTTGGCCAATACTTCTTCCAAGCTAGCGGCCAATGTTGATGTGTCACGCAATCGTCGAGTGGCTCTTAGTGCGGTTGATTATCTGATGGCCAATTCAGATGGCCTACTCAAGGATACTGATGGCTATTGTTCGGACTTTGGAGCTTCGCCGCCTAGCTTGGCTCTTTATTTTAATAATGATAATTATCTACCAGGCAATTGTGTAGAAACTGGCGGGGGAGTGAGAATTACGGTAGATGACAGACGTCTAGCTATGACTTGCTATCCCAATATGAACGGCAACGGCCATCACAAAAATTGTGACACTACTGTGTATCCGGCAGTAAACACTTATTATCTGACATCAATGGATGTGGATATATTAAATGGCAGCTTGGTATTTTCTAGCTCTACAGCTACCTCAACCTCCAATCCCTATACAAGTGTTACCACTTTATTATCAGTTGGTACTTTATCTGGCGGACAAATAAATAAACGAGCTACTTCCACGGCCTCTAGTACAGTAGTTATGTACAGTGAACCGCCAAGTGGGCTGGTGTCTTTTTGGTCTTTTGAAGAAGGTAGTGGCACTACGCCGACTGATTATCAGGATAGCAACGATTTGACTTGTGCGCCTGGTGGAAGCGAGGCAGCTTATATTACCGGTATTGTAGACGGAAGCAGTTATGGTCTTGATTTTGAAGCAACCAATAGCAATCTTTGCACACCAACTAGTCCGACTAATCCTAACAATCTTAATTTTTCCGACCAGTTTACTATTTCATCCTGGATGAAACCGGAATCATTACCAACTGAAGGAGACATTGTAGCCAAAGAAACCGGCGCTAGCAATCTGGGCTACAAGCTTTGGATAAATAGTTCAGGGGATGTTTATTGTCGGGTTTATGACAGTACTGCTTCTCAAGATACAAATACTTCAGCTACTGTAGCAGCCGATGGTAGTATATATTTGGTGACTTGTGTGTATGATTATCCCAACAATCGTTTTCAGGTTTATGTTTACAAAAAAGCCAACAGTGGCGTGGCTACTTCCACTTCACCAGGTACAGTGTTAAACTTGGTAAATGATTCGGGAGATTTCAATGTATCACTAGGTAGTGCAGCTTTTGACGGTATCATAGACGACTTGCGTATTTATAACCGGGCACTTAGTGAAGCAGAAATCTGGGCTCTGCAATCACAAGGGGATTATTAA
- a CDS encoding DUF2341 domain-containing protein, whose product MNKIYKNKKGFNLVEVILAVGIFVILASGVFSVVTNSYRNYSGKGDKQTVVEFAQEGIEITKAIRDNSWQKIETVSGTGNQGVAQNANGYWEFSGTSNTLGDLTRTIVISDVERNSTWEIVDSGGTVDPNTKKIIVTVSATGMADYVLTTYITNWSYKTWEQSDWSGVGDREFWSSLTMASSSYSNVSTTTVGELVLSQTAAPGAIYGNLTSFATTTQYDLGAWRQMHGYVESPDGDTLYSFGQTNVDIKALDITNIRENIFNALLWENAMPEQVGAMTINPNGRYLYALNYDLDNAEIATIPFVWVIDTSDGSIVDSELSDDYMSGDSLVGKDIILSSDASMLYAISSYGGFYAYEVSADGSTLTAKRDGGGGDDSLVVPSWNQWGTAPNRMWLDDSGATPYMYIVTDYASYALAKWDISSSTVPSLSYAYEGSGDCDDLESLGDNGSGNEFVIVCADSTSEIKTIRDTGSALTVLDTIDPGTFNDTAELEYDGDGEVLVLAKTSGNLAIIDVSDVSNLSQSLTEDSTTIESILSTLPHHFLQYVSSKGGYLFQDYGQAAVADGISWLPRPETRNTGSGYDYKRTITIDSGGTKVISGPHSNFPFLFAETQDYLKTTTNGGNVESDKGYDIIFTSDSAGTTILDHEIEKYSSSTGEFVAWVEVPILSTNKDIYMFYGNSNIENTQERMEGVWNNNDYKYVNHMQKHHELLNKQGDSSAFHNYLTNYNNVAENTSGKIGTAFSYDGDADYGYAVHSDNFGFVDQFTWSFWVNISGVSASTLNGLVSIAGSRFFASEADPSYLRLQIWDDTNTLNSYGPYNNVFNWGEWTKIDVVFDRPVTTVYKNGSYLTEYATDYNLLNTTGGIITGTIQTNAYWMNGLLDEVRLANTAKTAGWVETAYNNENTTSTFYSIGSQALASGYESPGSLYSSILDLGSSDKELKSITVEQNLPTGCALQITAEVSDDSTFASGNVISEVYSDTSVSYYTSSTDATLNGKRYLRYKVDMTACNSNTETPTLYGAKFNYR is encoded by the coding sequence ATGAATAAAATATACAAAAATAAAAAAGGTTTTAATCTGGTAGAAGTCATACTGGCTGTTGGTATTTTTGTAATTTTAGCTTCTGGTGTTTTTTCAGTGGTGACCAATTCTTATCGTAATTATTCTGGTAAGGGTGACAAGCAGACTGTGGTTGAGTTTGCTCAAGAAGGTATAGAAATAACCAAAGCAATTCGTGACAATAGCTGGCAGAAGATTGAGACAGTCTCGGGCACTGGCAATCAAGGCGTAGCTCAAAACGCCAATGGTTATTGGGAATTTAGCGGTACCAGTAATACTTTGGGAGATTTGACTAGGACTATTGTGATAAGTGATGTTGAGAGAAATAGCACTTGGGAAATAGTTGATTCCGGAGGCACAGTAGATCCCAACACCAAAAAAATTATAGTCACAGTCTCGGCTACGGGAATGGCTGATTATGTACTTACTACTTATATTACCAATTGGTCATACAAGACTTGGGAGCAATCAGATTGGTCAGGAGTGGGAGATAGGGAGTTTTGGTCAAGTTTGACTATGGCTTCTTCATCATATAGTAATGTCAGCACTACAACTGTTGGAGAATTGGTTTTGTCACAGACAGCTGCTCCGGGGGCTATATATGGAAATTTGACAAGCTTTGCTACTACTACTCAGTATGATTTGGGAGCTTGGCGGCAAATGCATGGATATGTAGAATCACCAGACGGTGATACTCTGTATTCTTTTGGTCAAACAAATGTTGATATAAAAGCTTTGGATATTACAAATATAAGAGAAAATATATTCAATGCTTTATTATGGGAAAATGCTATGCCTGAGCAGGTAGGAGCTATGACCATAAACCCAAATGGTAGGTATCTTTATGCTTTAAATTATGATCTTGATAATGCTGAAATCGCTACAATACCTTTTGTATGGGTAATAGATACTAGCGATGGTAGCATAGTAGATTCTGAGTTATCTGATGATTATATGTCTGGTGATAGTCTAGTTGGTAAGGATATAATATTGAGCTCAGATGCTAGCATGCTTTATGCTATCAGTAGTTATGGCGGATTTTATGCTTATGAGGTATCGGCAGATGGCTCTACCTTGACTGCCAAAAGAGATGGCGGTGGTGGAGACGATAGTCTGGTTGTACCATCTTGGAATCAGTGGGGCACTGCACCAAATAGAATGTGGCTAGATGATTCGGGAGCTACTCCTTATATGTATATTGTGACTGATTATGCATCTTATGCTCTAGCTAAATGGGATATCTCATCAAGTACAGTACCAAGCTTGTCATATGCTTATGAAGGCTCGGGGGATTGTGATGACCTAGAATCTTTGGGTGATAATGGCAGTGGAAATGAATTTGTCATAGTTTGCGCTGACTCGACATCTGAAATAAAAACAATAAGAGATACAGGTAGTGCTTTGACTGTATTGGATACTATTGATCCGGGTACTTTCAATGATACAGCTGAATTAGAATATGATGGCGATGGTGAGGTTTTGGTGTTAGCCAAAACATCTGGTAATCTGGCTATTATTGACGTATCTGATGTTTCAAATCTAAGCCAAAGTTTGACCGAGGATTCTACTACTATTGAAAGTATACTTAGTACTTTGCCTCATCATTTTTTACAATATGTTTCTTCCAAAGGGGGCTATCTTTTCCAAGATTATGGGCAAGCGGCAGTAGCTGACGGTATTAGCTGGTTGCCCCGTCCAGAAACCAGAAATACTGGTTCTGGTTATGATTATAAAAGAACTATTACTATTGATTCTGGTGGTACCAAAGTAATCAGCGGTCCTCACAGCAATTTTCCGTTTTTGTTTGCCGAGACACAGGATTATCTAAAAACAACTACCAATGGCGGTAATGTAGAAAGTGATAAGGGTTATGATATTATATTTACCTCTGATTCAGCTGGGACTACAATCTTGGATCATGAAATAGAAAAATATAGCTCCAGCACAGGCGAATTTGTTGCTTGGGTAGAAGTACCAATCCTAAGTACTAATAAAGATATTTATATGTTTTATGGCAATAGTAATATAGAGAACACCCAAGAAAGGATGGAGGGCGTTTGGAATAATAATGATTATAAATATGTAAATCACATGCAAAAGCACCATGAATTATTAAATAAACAAGGAGACAGTTCGGCTTTTCATAATTATTTGACCAATTATAACAATGTCGCAGAGAATACTTCTGGTAAAATTGGTACAGCTTTTTCTTATGATGGGGATGCTGATTATGGCTATGCTGTCCATTCTGATAATTTTGGTTTTGTTGATCAGTTTACTTGGTCTTTTTGGGTAAATATAAGTGGTGTTAGTGCTAGTACTTTGAATGGTTTAGTAAGTATAGCTGGTAGTAGATTTTTTGCTAGCGAAGCAGACCCCTCTTATTTAAGATTACAAATATGGGATGATACTAATACTCTTAATAGTTATGGTCCTTATAATAATGTATTTAATTGGGGAGAGTGGACAAAAATAGATGTGGTTTTTGATAGACCTGTTACTACAGTTTATAAAAATGGATCATATCTTACTGAATATGCTACTGATTATAATTTATTAAATACCACAGGCGGTATTATCACGGGAACTATTCAGACAAATGCGTATTGGATGAACGGCTTACTTGATGAAGTTAGGCTGGCTAATACTGCCAAAACTGCCGGCTGGGTAGAAACTGCTTATAATAACGAAAATACTACTTCCACTTTTTATAGTATTGGCAGTCAAGCTTTGGCCAGTGGTTATGAGAGCCCAGGTAGTCTATATTCTTCTATTTTAGATTTGGGGTCATCTGATAAAGAACTCAAGAGTATTACAGTAGAGCAAAATTTGCCTACTGGCTGCGCTTTGCAAATTACAGCTGAGGTGAGTGATGATTCTACTTTTGCCTCTGGCAATGTCATCAGCGAAGTATATAGTGATACTAGCGTAAGCTACTATACCAGTAGTACGGATGCTACTTTAAATGGCAAAAGATATTTGCGCTACAAAGTTGATATGACAGCTTGCAATAGCAACACGGAAACGCCTACTTTATATGGAGCAAAATTTAATTATCGCTAA
- a CDS encoding prepilin-type N-terminal cleavage/methylation domain-containing protein, whose amino-acid sequence MDIKKKEKNGFTLIEVLLIVAVFVILLAGSVSLVNNRVNQEDLTYKVKQVADMVAKAQNYSMTGYRDDVWGIKVLDSDSHCADSADCVVMYKGVIYSDRDASFDQVVELSGTTGVYLEASQVNEFYFAPSSGWLATTTGTSTDQWIVLKSNFGDQKSVVVNTSGVTSIFSCGESQMFDDQGNAYDTVKIGSQCWMAQNLNIGTMLASAATDPTDNGLIEKWCNGDSSANCAVTGGLYHWDEAMGYVTTEGARGICPAGWHIPSDSQLDILEANYSSASDGTELKIGGSSGFNLLESNEMNTVTDTYDDADISALWSSTDNDAAPTEAYVHYTDTLTATMDETSNSQAWGFSIRCLKNY is encoded by the coding sequence GTGGATATAAAGAAAAAAGAAAAAAATGGATTTACACTTATTGAAGTTCTACTTATAGTAGCTGTATTTGTGATTCTTTTGGCTGGATCGGTTTCTTTGGTAAATAATAGAGTAAACCAGGAGGATTTGACTTACAAAGTTAAGCAAGTAGCTGATATGGTAGCCAAAGCACAGAATTATTCTATGACCGGTTATCGTGACGATGTCTGGGGCATCAAGGTGCTTGATTCAGACTCTCACTGTGCTGATAGTGCTGATTGTGTGGTGATGTATAAAGGGGTTATTTATTCGGATAGAGACGCTAGTTTTGATCAGGTGGTAGAATTGTCAGGTACTACGGGAGTATATCTTGAGGCTAGTCAGGTAAATGAATTTTATTTTGCGCCTTCATCAGGCTGGTTAGCGACTACGACTGGCACTTCTACTGACCAGTGGATAGTTTTGAAGAGTAATTTTGGAGATCAAAAATCAGTAGTAGTAAATACTAGCGGAGTCACATCAATATTTAGCTGTGGAGAAAGTCAAATGTTTGATGATCAGGGTAATGCCTATGATACAGTTAAAATTGGCAGTCAGTGTTGGATGGCACAAAATCTTAATATTGGTACAATGTTGGCCAGTGCAGCTACTGATCCAACTGACAATGGCTTGATAGAAAAATGGTGCAATGGAGATTCAAGTGCTAATTGTGCTGTGACAGGTGGTTTGTATCATTGGGATGAGGCCATGGGCTATGTTACTACTGAAGGAGCGCGGGGTATTTGTCCGGCTGGCTGGCATATCCCTTCTGATTCTCAGTTAGATATTCTTGAGGCAAATTATTCGTCTGCGTCTGACGGTACGGAATTAAAAATTGGTGGTAGTTCAGGATTTAATCTATTGGAATCAAATGAAATGAATACTGTTACCGATACTTATGACGATGCTGATATAAGTGCGCTTTGGAGCTCGACTGATAATGATGCCGCGCCCACAGAAGCTTATGTACATTATACTGATACTTTGACAGCTACTATGGATGAGACTAGTAATAGTCAGGCCTGGGGTTTTTCAATCAGGTGTTTAAAAAACTATTAA